The following coding sequences are from one Octopus bimaculoides isolate UCB-OBI-ISO-001 chromosome 3, ASM119413v2, whole genome shotgun sequence window:
- the LOC106878128 gene encoding uncharacterized protein LOC106878128 gives MSQRLSAAPGSVLKKTPFELQQMVNDLQEEVACLKKKLDELRRAKCTTIVKREREILRVGHPFVARNSKLEKPNDASPKTQSENNVCDKQTEENLVKCPEALKTELVDEENTSPVDLDSISLEGEEQEENTEYIKSLLERIDQLNDENMALTVQNKTLEDDVTDLKMELNKKEMEWCKKEEQLKSTESHIFCREGTINYIDPILDWHLFYRPQKNESQSESD, from the exons ATGTCACAACGCTTGAGCGCCGCTCCTGGTTCTGTTTTAAAGAAAACACCTTTTGAACTTCAGCAAATGGTCAACGATCTGCAAGAGGAAGTTGCATGTCTGAAGAAAAAGTTGGATGAACTTAGACGAGCTAAATGTACGACGATCGTGAAACGTGAGAGAGAAATACTTCGTGTTGGTCACCCATTCGTTGCTAGAAATTCGAAATTAGAAAAACCTAATGATGCCTCTCCAAAGACACAGTCAGAGAATAATGTTTGTGATAAACAGACGGAAGAAAATCTGGTGAAATGTCCCGAGGCACTGAAAACAGAATTAGTAGATGAAGAAAATACTTCTCCAGTGGATCTCGATTCTATATCGTTAGAGGGTGAGGAACAGGAGGAAAACACAGAATATATAAAATCTCTGCTCGAAAGAATCGATCAGTTGAATGACGAAAATATGGCACTTACCGTTCAAAATAAAACCCTAGAAGATGATGTAACAGATTTAAAGATGGAactcaataaaaaagaaatggaatggtgtaAGAAGGAGGAACAATTAAAGA gcacagaGTCACACATATTTTGTAGGGAGGGaacaatcaattacattgacccaatacttgactggcatttattttatcgaccccagaagaatgaaagccaaagcgAATCAgactga